The following are encoded together in the Candidatus Methylomirabilis oxygeniifera genome:
- a CDS encoding putative cation efflux system protein (CzcA/CusA-like) (Evidence 3 : Function proposed based on presence of conserved amino acid motif, structural feature or limited homology; Product type pt : putative transporter), whose product MLQRIFELSLENRFLVLILTGLLILVGIVALRDLPIDAVPDVTTVQVQILTKTAPMGPVEVERYVTFPIEAAMSGLPDLEELRSVSRFGLSAVTAVFKDHVNVYFARQLVAERLATAKEQIPSGFGTPELAPVTTGLGEVYQFVVKGEGYTPMQLREILDWQIAYRLRAVPGVVEVSQWGGYAKQYHVVVDQRKLVSYRIPIGRVFEELEKNNAIAGGGYIEHNSEAYVIRGEGLVETQEDLSRILVGTGPGGTPITMAQLGQVKIDSMPRIGAATQDGVGETVVAMALMLRGGNGRVVAERIKDEVERMKPSLPPGVFIEPYYDRSDLVNKVIRTVTTNLIEGALLVIAVLLLLLGNLRGALIVAAAIPLSMLVAFTGMVQTGISGNLMSLGAIDFGLIVDGTVVMIENIVRHLAEARGVRKAERPLIILRAGREVLRPIFFAVSIIVIVYLPILTLQGVEGKMFKPMAFTVIFALLGSLILSFTLMPVLASLFLRGPIAEGDSWLLRRVKILYLPRLAWCVHHPKMTALVAASAFTLSLVFVPFLGGEFIPQLDEGDLVLQTWRLPSTALNQSIKDSLEIERALLRFPEVRQVVSRIGSPEIATDVMGMDMSDVFVALRPPRAWKTGMTKEQLIDQLAAALASEVPGVGISFTQPIEMRFNELIAGIKSDLGLKIFGDDLKILKEKGDQAAHILRQIRGGEDVRVEQVAGLPALRIQVDRRRIARYGINTADVLAAVEAAGAGRVVGTVFEGQRRFPLVVRAVGSGRTDLPSFQDLPVAAPNGALIPLAQLASVNIEEGPAQVSREDISRRIVVEANVRGRDLSSFVREAQDRIAKELTLPPGYHIKWGGQFENLARATSRLAIVVPLSLCLIFVLLYTTFNAVRPALLIFLNVPLAVTGGVLALALRGLPFSISAGVGFIALFGVAVLNGVVLMSYILHLREEGLSASDAAFKAAEIRLRPVLMTALVAGLGFIPMALSHGIGAEVQRPLATVVIGGLVTSTLLTLFVLPSLYRWFEREPADAA is encoded by the coding sequence ATGCTCCAGCGTATTTTTGAGCTGTCTCTGGAGAACCGGTTTCTTGTTCTGATCCTCACCGGTCTCCTTATCCTGGTGGGCATTGTCGCCTTGCGTGACCTGCCGATCGACGCCGTCCCGGACGTCACGACGGTGCAGGTTCAGATTCTGACCAAGACGGCGCCGATGGGTCCGGTAGAGGTAGAGCGCTATGTCACCTTCCCGATTGAGGCGGCCATGAGCGGCCTGCCGGATTTGGAAGAACTGCGCTCGGTGAGTCGATTCGGTCTGTCGGCCGTGACCGCGGTGTTCAAGGACCACGTCAACGTCTACTTTGCCCGGCAACTGGTGGCCGAACGGCTGGCAACCGCCAAAGAACAGATTCCCTCCGGCTTCGGGACGCCTGAACTCGCGCCGGTCACGACGGGGCTGGGCGAGGTGTATCAGTTCGTGGTCAAGGGCGAAGGGTATACGCCGATGCAACTGCGCGAGATTCTCGATTGGCAGATCGCCTACAGGCTGCGCGCGGTCCCTGGCGTCGTAGAGGTCTCGCAATGGGGCGGGTATGCGAAGCAGTACCACGTGGTTGTAGACCAGAGAAAACTTGTCTCATATCGAATTCCTATCGGTCGGGTGTTTGAGGAGCTTGAGAAGAATAACGCCATCGCCGGCGGCGGTTATATCGAGCACAACAGCGAGGCCTATGTGATTCGAGGCGAGGGACTGGTTGAAACTCAGGAGGACCTCTCTCGCATCTTGGTCGGTACCGGACCGGGCGGCACACCCATTACAATGGCGCAACTGGGTCAGGTGAAAATCGACAGCATGCCGCGGATCGGCGCTGCCACGCAGGACGGCGTCGGTGAAACGGTCGTCGCTATGGCGCTGATGCTTCGCGGCGGCAACGGCCGCGTCGTAGCCGAGCGGATTAAAGACGAGGTCGAGCGGATGAAGCCGAGTCTGCCGCCCGGGGTCTTCATTGAGCCATACTACGACCGATCAGACCTTGTGAACAAGGTCATCCGAACCGTCACCACCAATCTGATCGAGGGGGCGCTCTTGGTAATCGCGGTGTTGCTCCTCTTGCTCGGCAACCTCCGAGGCGCTCTGATCGTCGCCGCAGCGATCCCTCTTTCGATGCTGGTGGCCTTCACGGGAATGGTCCAGACAGGGATCTCAGGCAACCTCATGAGCCTGGGCGCGATCGATTTCGGACTGATCGTGGACGGCACGGTGGTGATGATTGAAAATATCGTCCGGCATCTGGCGGAAGCGCGAGGGGTGCGGAAAGCGGAACGTCCCCTCATTATCCTCCGAGCCGGGCGGGAGGTCCTGCGGCCGATCTTCTTCGCCGTCAGCATTATCGTCATCGTCTACCTGCCGATTCTCACATTACAGGGCGTCGAGGGGAAGATGTTCAAGCCGATGGCGTTCACGGTCATCTTCGCGCTCCTCGGATCGCTGATCTTGTCGTTCACCCTCATGCCGGTCCTGGCTTCGCTGTTTCTGCGAGGACCGATTGCTGAGGGCGATTCGTGGCTGCTGCGCCGGGTCAAGATCCTGTACCTGCCGCGACTGGCTTGGTGCGTCCATCACCCGAAGATGACGGCCCTTGTTGCGGCATCGGCCTTTACCCTCAGCCTCGTGTTTGTACCGTTCCTGGGCGGGGAGTTCATTCCGCAACTCGATGAGGGTGACCTGGTGTTGCAAACCTGGCGTCTACCGAGTACTGCCTTGAACCAATCCATCAAGGACTCCCTTGAAATTGAACGTGCCCTCCTCCGTTTTCCTGAGGTGCGACAGGTCGTGTCGAGGATCGGGTCGCCGGAAATCGCGACCGACGTCATGGGAATGGACATGTCCGATGTCTTCGTGGCCCTCCGACCGCCGCGGGCGTGGAAGACCGGCATGACCAAAGAGCAGTTGATCGACCAGCTTGCCGCAGCCCTCGCGTCTGAGGTTCCCGGCGTGGGGATCAGCTTTACCCAGCCCATCGAGATGCGTTTCAATGAATTGATCGCCGGCATCAAATCCGATCTTGGACTCAAGATTTTCGGTGACGATCTCAAGATTCTCAAGGAAAAAGGGGACCAGGCGGCCCACATTCTGCGACAGATCCGTGGGGGCGAGGATGTCCGGGTCGAGCAGGTGGCCGGCCTCCCGGCGCTGCGGATCCAGGTCGACCGGCGACGAATCGCCAGATACGGAATCAACACAGCGGATGTCCTAGCCGCTGTGGAGGCTGCCGGCGCCGGGAGGGTGGTAGGAACGGTCTTTGAGGGGCAGCGGCGATTTCCTCTGGTCGTTCGAGCGGTCGGCAGCGGCCGTACTGATCTGCCTTCTTTCCAGGACCTGCCCGTTGCCGCCCCAAATGGCGCCCTCATCCCTCTTGCGCAACTGGCCTCCGTCAACATCGAGGAGGGTCCGGCCCAAGTGAGCCGTGAAGATATCAGTCGGCGGATCGTCGTAGAAGCCAATGTCAGAGGTCGCGACCTGAGCTCGTTTGTACGCGAGGCGCAAGACCGAATTGCCAAAGAACTCACGCTGCCTCCTGGCTATCATATTAAGTGGGGCGGGCAATTCGAAAACCTGGCGCGGGCAACCAGTCGCCTCGCCATCGTCGTTCCTCTCTCGCTGTGCCTGATCTTTGTCCTGCTGTACACCACCTTCAATGCAGTCCGACCCGCCCTGCTGATCTTTTTGAACGTTCCACTGGCGGTAACTGGGGGAGTTCTCGCATTGGCCTTACGCGGACTACCGTTCAGCATCTCTGCGGGAGTGGGTTTCATTGCCCTGTTCGGCGTCGCCGTCCTGAACGGCGTGGTACTAATGAGTTACATCCTACACCTTCGCGAGGAGGGGCTCTCGGCGAGCGATGCCGCGTTTAAGGCCGCCGAGATCCGTCTGCGGCCGGTCTTGATGACCGCCCTTGTCGCCGGCCTCGGGTTTATTCCGATGGCGCTGTCCCATGGCATCGGCGCCGAGGTCCAACGTCCGCTGGCTACCGTCGTCATCGGCGGCCTCGTCACATCCACCCTACTGACACTCTTCGTCCTCCCGAGCCTCTATCGCTGGTTTGAACGTGAACCCGCAGACGCCGCCTAA
- a CDS encoding exported protein of unknown function (Evidence 5 : No homology to any previously reported sequences): MQRLHQKSVIRLRLKTLAAASFGFYLLLNAFLTHCLINPHNAHLQGQATTSPLASLCAWVHKTVSPHTPSVGLILPIIAAALFIVAAPLQRSSQFQPIKPIGRSPPQLCFV; encoded by the coding sequence ATGCAAAGATTACATCAAAAGTCCGTAATTCGCCTGCGCCTCAAAACCTTGGCGGCTGCGTCGTTCGGCTTTTATCTGCTTCTCAACGCCTTCCTCACGCACTGCCTCATCAACCCTCACAACGCACACTTACAAGGCCAAGCCACTACTAGTCCTCTCGCCTCGCTCTGTGCGTGGGTCCATAAGACCGTTTCGCCTCATACGCCATCAGTCGGATTGATTCTGCCCATAATTGCGGCGGCTCTGTTCATCGTGGCGGCGCCCCTGCAGCGCTCTTCCCAATTCCAACCCATCAAGCCTATCGGTCGGTCCCCGCCCCAGCTCTGCTTCGTGTAA
- a CDS encoding conserved exported protein of unknown function (Evidence 4 : Homologs of previously reported genes of unknown function) produces MRQRTGWLSIRLLLLGIAVVIALPTAGWAHGVVGKRWFPSTLAVEDPFVSDELSTVVEHIRDPHALETEIEMELTKRLTPNLAIGIGGTRSIIRPRGGHGEEGEEHEHGEATGTSHGWQNPEFMLRYQFIRDPMRELAATAAINVSPGGVGNRSVGRLSGTTVSPAIQIGKGFGDLPDWADWFKPVAVTTSVGFDLRTNRNDREEDAQHAFAWGVTMMYSVPYLQSFVKDVGLPWPFNRVFPIVEFNGETLISGPEKGSHTAFANPGLIWAGRYMQLGVEAKIPLNNTSGSSVGVLGMVHFFLDDIAPDIFTWTPFHGVLGPQTLPR; encoded by the coding sequence ATGCGTCAACGAACCGGTTGGCTCAGTATACGCTTATTGTTATTAGGTATTGCCGTTGTGATCGCGTTGCCGACCGCCGGGTGGGCTCACGGCGTCGTAGGCAAGCGGTGGTTCCCGTCTACGTTGGCAGTCGAAGACCCGTTCGTCTCTGACGAGTTAAGTACCGTGGTTGAACACATTAGAGACCCTCACGCCCTGGAGACTGAGATCGAGATGGAGCTGACCAAGCGGCTGACCCCGAATCTGGCGATTGGGATCGGCGGCACACGCAGCATCATCAGACCTCGCGGTGGACACGGCGAAGAAGGCGAAGAACATGAGCATGGAGAGGCGACCGGAACGTCTCATGGCTGGCAAAATCCGGAGTTTATGCTCCGCTACCAGTTCATTCGGGACCCGATGCGAGAGCTGGCCGCTACTGCTGCTATCAATGTATCGCCTGGCGGCGTCGGTAACAGGAGTGTCGGCAGGCTCTCCGGGACTACCGTCAGCCCGGCCATTCAGATCGGCAAGGGATTTGGCGATCTCCCGGACTGGGCCGACTGGTTCAAGCCGGTTGCGGTGACCACATCGGTCGGTTTCGACCTGCGCACGAATCGCAACGATAGAGAAGAAGACGCCCAGCACGCCTTCGCCTGGGGAGTCACCATGATGTACAGTGTTCCGTATCTGCAGTCGTTTGTGAAAGACGTCGGACTTCCTTGGCCGTTCAACCGCGTGTTCCCCATCGTGGAGTTCAATGGGGAAACCCTCATCAGCGGACCCGAGAAGGGAAGCCACACCGCCTTTGCGAACCCCGGGCTGATCTGGGCGGGGCGGTACATGCAACTCGGAGTCGAGGCGAAAATTCCCTTAAACAACACATCAGGCAGCAGCGTCGGAGTGTTAGGGATGGTTCATTTCTTCCTCGACGATATCGCGCCTGATATCTTTACGTGGACACCGTTCCATGGCGTCTTGGGACCGCAAACACTGCCGAGATAG